Proteins from a single region of Kogia breviceps isolate mKogBre1 chromosome 5, mKogBre1 haplotype 1, whole genome shotgun sequence:
- the GPR87 gene encoding G-protein coupled receptor 87, whose protein sequence is MGLNLTLAKLPDNELHGPGNHTPSNTSDGPGKNTTTNNEFDAVVLPGLYLVIFVASILLNGLAVWIFFHIRNKTSFIFYLKNIVVADLIMTLTFPFRIVHDAGFGPWYFKFILCRYTSVLFYANMYASIVFLGLISIDRYLKVVKPFGDSRMYSVTFTKILSTGVWVLMAILSLPNVILTNGQPTRENVHECVKLKSPLGVRWHKAVVYVNSCLFVVVLVMLIGCYIAISRYIHRSSRQFISQSSRKRKHNQSIRVVVAVFFTCFLPYHLCRIPFTFSHLDRLLDESAHKILYYCKEMTLFLSACNVCLDPIIYFFMCRSFSRRLFRKSNIRTRSESIRSLQSVRRSEVRIYYDYTDV, encoded by the exons ATGGGGCTCAACTTGACACTTGCAAAATTACCAG ATAACGAGCTGCACGGCCCCGGGAATCACACCCCAAGTAACACAAGCGATGGGCCCGGAAAGAACACCACCACTAACAACGAATTTGACGCTGTCGTCCTGCCTGGGCTTTACCTCGTGATATTTGTGGCGAGCATCTTGCTGAACGGTCTAGCGGTGTGGATCTTCTTCCACATCAGGAATAAAACCAGCTTCATATTTTATCTCAAGAACATAGTGGTCGCCGACCTCATCATGACGCTGACGTTTCCATTTCGAATAGTCCACGACGCAGGGTTCGGACCCTGGTACTTCAAGTTTATCCTCTGCAGATACACGTCGGTCTTATTCTATGCCAACATGTATGCTTCCATCGTGTTTCTCGGGCTCATCAGCATCGATCGCTACCTGAAGGTGGTAAAGCCGTTTGGCGACTCCCGCATGTACAGCGTAACCTTTACAAAGATTTTATCTACTGGCGTCTGGGTGCTCATGGCTATTCTGTCCCTGCCAAACGTCATCCTAACAAATGGTCAGCCAACTAGGGAAAACGTCCATGAGTGCGTGAAGCTTAAGAGTCCTCTGGGAGTGAGATGGCATAAGGCCGTCGTCTACGTCAACAGCTGCTTGTTTGTGGTTGTGCTAGTGATGCTGATAGGGTGTTACATAGCCATATCCAGGTACATCCACAGATCCAGCAGGCAATTCATAAGCCAGTCAAGCCGAAAGCGAAAACACAACCAGAGCATTCGGGTGGTTGTGGCTGTGTTTTTCACCTGTTTTCTACCCTATCACTTGTGCAggattccttttactttcagTCACTTGGACAGACTCTTAGATGAATCGGCACACAAAATCCTGTATTACTGCAAAGAAATGACACTTTTCTTGTCTGCCTGCAACGTGTGCCTGGATCcgataatttacttttttatgtgCCGCTCATTTTCAAGAAGGCTGTTCAGGAAGTCAAATATCAGAACAAGGAGTGAAAGCATCCGATCACTGCAAAGTGTCAGAAGATCAGAGGTCCGCATATACTATGATTATACTGATGTGTAG